One part of the Streptomyces lydicus genome encodes these proteins:
- a CDS encoding helix-turn-helix domain-containing protein, which translates to MAADQKPLNEVVFLTVAEVATVMRVSKMTVYRLVHSGHLPAIRVGRSFRVPEQAVHDYLRESFVGVESA; encoded by the coding sequence ATGGCTGCAGACCAGAAGCCTCTGAACGAGGTTGTGTTCCTGACGGTGGCGGAAGTCGCCACGGTGATGCGAGTGTCGAAGATGACCGTGTACCGCTTGGTGCACAGCGGTCATCTGCCCGCGATTCGGGTGGGGAGGTCCTTCCGGGTGCCGGAGCAGGCGGTTCACGACTATCTCCGTGAGTCCTTCGTGGGGGTGGAATCAGCCTGA
- a CDS encoding acetoin utilization protein AcuC yields the protein MSGRAQLMWDEAVTGYDFGSGHPMDPVRLALTMRLVEAFELDRGPLEVVAAKPAGDSTLRLVHREDYIDAVRRASADPAAADLSYGLGTADDPAFVGMHEASALIAGQSVGAAEAVWRGDAAHAVNFAGGLHHAMPGGASGFCIYNDASLAIARLLELGAERVAYVDVDVHHGDGVQAAFWEDPRVLTISLHEHPRTLFPQTGWPEETGGAGAAGSAVNLALPAGTGDTGWLRAFHAVVPELLEAFRPQVLVTQHGADTHFEDPLAHLAVSLDAQRAVAESCHALAHEHADGRWVALGGGGYAVVDVVPRSWTHLTAIAAGRPIDPASAVPEAWRHEVFRRTRQLAPQRMTDGRTPQWRDFVDGGYDPADRLDQAVLATRRAVFPAHGLLP from the coding sequence ATGAGCGGCCGCGCACAGCTGATGTGGGATGAGGCAGTAACGGGCTACGACTTCGGGTCCGGGCATCCGATGGACCCGGTACGGCTCGCGCTGACCATGCGCCTGGTGGAGGCGTTCGAGCTCGACCGTGGGCCGCTGGAGGTGGTCGCGGCCAAGCCCGCCGGGGACTCCACCCTGCGGCTGGTGCACCGCGAGGACTACATCGACGCGGTCCGCCGGGCCTCGGCCGATCCCGCCGCCGCGGACCTCTCGTACGGACTGGGGACGGCGGACGATCCGGCGTTCGTGGGGATGCACGAGGCGTCCGCGCTGATCGCCGGGCAGTCGGTCGGGGCGGCGGAGGCGGTCTGGCGCGGCGACGCGGCGCACGCGGTGAACTTCGCCGGCGGGCTGCACCACGCGATGCCGGGCGGCGCGTCCGGGTTCTGCATCTACAACGACGCCTCGCTGGCGATCGCCCGGCTGCTGGAACTGGGGGCCGAGCGGGTCGCGTACGTGGATGTGGACGTGCACCACGGCGACGGGGTGCAGGCGGCGTTCTGGGAGGACCCGCGGGTCCTGACGATCTCTCTGCACGAGCATCCGCGCACGCTCTTCCCGCAGACCGGCTGGCCGGAGGAGACCGGCGGAGCGGGCGCGGCCGGCAGCGCGGTGAATCTGGCGCTGCCGGCCGGGACCGGCGACACGGGCTGGCTGCGGGCCTTCCACGCGGTGGTGCCGGAGCTGCTGGAGGCGTTCCGGCCGCAGGTGCTCGTCACCCAGCACGGCGCGGACACCCACTTCGAGGACCCGCTCGCGCACCTCGCGGTGAGCCTGGACGCCCAGCGGGCCGTGGCCGAGTCCTGTCATGCGCTGGCGCACGAGCACGCGGACGGCCGGTGGGTCGCCCTCGGGGGCGGCGGCTACGCGGTGGTGGACGTGGTGCCGCGCAGCTGGACGCATCTGACGGCTATCGCGGCGGGCCGGCCGATCGATCCGGCCTCGGCGGTGCCGGAGGCGTGGCGGCACGAAGTGTTCCGCCGGACCCGGCAGCTGGCGCCGCAGCGGATGACGGACGGCCGTACGCCGCAGTGGCGGGACTTCGTCGACGGCGGGTACGACCCGGCGGACCGGCTGGACCAGGCGGTGCTGGCCACCCGCCGCGCGGTGTTCCCGGCGCACGGTCTGCTGCCGTAG
- a CDS encoding MFS transporter, with protein MTAPLVPGAQLRHGRLSLALSFFVQGAVFALLVTRIPAIQDRYGISDGLLPAFLAAVPVLAGVGSVATEQVVKRVRPSRVLRCVQPVVCLALLAVGAVGSMAQVAVALAVFGLAVGALDASMNMLGVSLQRAYGRSIMLGFHAAYSLGGIVGASLAWAGAHWELSLGLLYGPVVAVLVPLALVVGRWFVDQRPAEGEPGDGPRAEERGTPVAMRLLLPLCLVMAFAYIGDSTVSNWSAKYLQDVLGSSEQLATVPYNVYMVTTLLGRAVGDLGVRRFGAAAVVRCGTVVAAGGFAVVAAAPGAWTGMAGFTLLGLGLCVIVPQTFAAAGRYAYENHGPGASDMAVARLNIFNYVGFLIGSPLVGALGDAWSYRGAMLVPMALVLVTLVYARSFGAPQARYGDGHERPRTADVG; from the coding sequence ATGACGGCCCCTCTGGTACCGGGAGCGCAGCTGCGGCACGGCCGGCTCTCGCTCGCCCTCAGTTTTTTCGTCCAGGGCGCGGTCTTCGCCCTCCTCGTGACACGCATACCGGCGATCCAGGACCGGTACGGGATATCGGACGGGCTGTTGCCCGCCTTTCTGGCGGCGGTACCGGTACTGGCCGGGGTCGGCAGCGTCGCCACCGAGCAGGTGGTGAAGCGGGTACGGCCGAGCCGGGTGCTGCGGTGCGTGCAGCCGGTGGTGTGCCTGGCGCTGCTGGCCGTCGGCGCGGTCGGTTCGATGGCCCAGGTAGCGGTGGCGCTGGCGGTGTTCGGGCTGGCGGTGGGGGCGTTGGACGCCTCGATGAACATGCTCGGGGTGAGCCTGCAGCGGGCGTACGGGCGGAGCATCATGCTCGGCTTTCACGCCGCGTACAGCCTGGGCGGCATCGTGGGGGCGTCGCTGGCCTGGGCCGGGGCGCACTGGGAGCTGTCCCTGGGCCTGCTGTACGGGCCGGTGGTGGCCGTGCTGGTGCCGCTGGCGCTGGTCGTGGGCCGGTGGTTCGTCGACCAGCGGCCCGCCGAGGGGGAGCCCGGGGACGGGCCGCGGGCGGAGGAGCGGGGCACGCCCGTCGCGATGCGGCTGCTGTTGCCGCTGTGTCTGGTGATGGCCTTCGCGTACATCGGGGACTCGACGGTCTCCAACTGGAGCGCCAAGTACCTGCAGGACGTCCTGGGGAGCTCGGAGCAGCTCGCCACCGTGCCGTACAACGTCTACATGGTCACCACGCTGCTCGGGCGGGCGGTCGGCGACCTGGGGGTGCGGCGGTTCGGGGCGGCCGCGGTGGTGCGGTGCGGGACGGTGGTCGCGGCCGGCGGGTTCGCGGTGGTGGCGGCCGCGCCGGGGGCCTGGACCGGGATGGCGGGGTTCACGCTGCTGGGGCTCGGGTTGTGCGTGATCGTGCCGCAGACCTTCGCCGCGGCGGGCCGGTACGCGTACGAGAACCATGGCCCGGGGGCTTCGGACATGGCTGTCGCCCGGCTGAACATTTTCAACTATGTGGGCTTTTTGATCGGCTCCCCGTTGGTGGGGGCGCTCGGTGACGCGTGGAGCTATCGGGGGGCGATGCTCGTACCGATGGCGCTGGTGCTGGTGACGCTCGTGTATGCCCGCTCGTTCGGGGCGCCGCAGGCCAGATACGGTGACGGGCATGAGCGGCCGCGCACAGCTGATGTGGGATGA
- a CDS encoding TetR/AcrR family transcriptional regulator, producing MHIQGSQWPTAVAVAHASDGAGTSNGNSNSGHGNGAHGNGGGAGGGTGAGGRSTPLRVDAQRNLEHVLRAAREVFGELGYGAPMEDVARRARVGVGTVYRRFPSKDILVRRIAEEETSRLTDQARTALGQEDDPWSALSRFLRTSVASGAGRLLPPGILRVSAGTDRPAQPATDGPEPSRIPEGLGEAARVPQQRAAHADLRLVDRRDEPAADGGAQGSAEETAGAEALLDVVGRLVERARAAGALRPDVTVADVLLVIATGAPALPDPAQQQAASARLLEILLEGLRSRPAR from the coding sequence ATGCACATTCAGGGCTCTCAATGGCCGACGGCCGTCGCTGTGGCACACGCCTCCGACGGCGCCGGCACCAGTAACGGCAACAGCAACAGCGGACACGGCAACGGGGCACACGGCAACGGGGGCGGTGCCGGCGGCGGTACGGGCGCGGGCGGCCGGAGCACGCCGCTGCGGGTCGACGCCCAGCGCAATCTGGAGCATGTGCTGCGGGCCGCGCGCGAGGTGTTCGGCGAGCTGGGCTACGGCGCGCCGATGGAGGACGTGGCCCGTCGGGCCCGGGTCGGGGTCGGCACGGTCTACCGCCGCTTCCCGAGCAAGGACATCCTGGTCCGCCGGATAGCGGAGGAGGAGACCTCGCGGCTGACGGATCAGGCGCGTACGGCGCTGGGCCAGGAGGACGACCCGTGGTCGGCGCTGTCGCGCTTCCTGCGGACGTCGGTGGCCTCGGGTGCCGGACGGCTGCTGCCGCCGGGCATCCTGCGGGTGAGCGCGGGCACCGACCGGCCCGCGCAGCCCGCGACGGACGGGCCGGAGCCGTCCCGGATACCGGAGGGCCTGGGCGAGGCCGCCCGGGTCCCGCAGCAGCGGGCGGCGCACGCCGATCTCCGGCTGGTGGACCGGCGGGACGAGCCGGCCGCCGACGGGGGCGCACAGGGCTCCGCCGAGGAAACGGCCGGCGCCGAGGCGCTGCTGGACGTCGTGGGGCGGCTGGTGGAGCGCGCCAGGGCGGCCGGCGCGCTGCGGCCCGATGTGACGGTCGCCGACGTGCTGTTGGTGATTGCCACAGGCGCGCCCGCGCTGCCCGACCCCGCGCAGCAGCAGGCCGCTTCTGCCCGGCTGCTGGAGATCCTGCTGGAGGGGCTGCGCTCGCGCCCGGCCCGGTGA
- a CDS encoding ATP-binding SpoIIE family protein phosphatase has translation MIFTRWSAKFPGTQRRGAARSDRAAPRPASGPPSGAPETAPEPAAAPTAADGTPSAPTAATTSSVPAARAEHPDTAASPEAAPAALPPTVDALSVHEILGTIPALVAVVYGPEHRLAYVNGAYATVFGARPAGRTAREALPELDALGLLPLMDQVLRSGKPRTVKSRKVPGGAGGAGGDRTRDGYYTFTCTPIEVAASGPAPDPEVACVAPHKGVLVFGVDVTDQIESAERLRASEARQREAAVTLQRSLLPQELEQPDDLRVAATYQPGGTDAAVGGDWYDVITLGAGRTALVIGDVMGRGVRAAAVMGQLRTAVRAYARLDLPPHEVLQLLDGLAAEIDASQIATCVYAVHDPNEGRLVYASAGHLPILVRDPDGSVHRAAEPTGPPLGTGGWLHTSGSVPLGPGSSAVLYTDGLVERRDKDIDDGVEALERAFAGAAGTPDIVCDRLLRSLGITATHDDDVAILVLQHPERTGHDAELFHNAALELHGGTEAAPRARAFASGVLASWRFSPELHDLGVLAASELVANSLQHGHPPMRLRLRRTDRRLIIEVTDGDDHLPRRRRAEPVDEAGRGISIVATIASSWGSRRTPGGGKAVWCEFALPRG, from the coding sequence GTGATCTTCACGCGCTGGAGCGCCAAGTTCCCCGGCACGCAGCGGCGCGGCGCCGCCCGGTCCGACCGCGCCGCACCCCGCCCCGCGTCCGGCCCGCCGTCCGGCGCGCCCGAGACGGCACCCGAGCCCGCCGCCGCGCCCACGGCAGCGGACGGCACGCCGAGCGCGCCGACGGCCGCGACCACCAGCTCCGTCCCCGCGGCCCGCGCCGAGCACCCCGACACCGCCGCCTCCCCGGAGGCCGCCCCCGCGGCCCTGCCGCCCACCGTCGACGCCCTCTCCGTCCACGAGATCCTCGGCACCATCCCCGCGCTGGTCGCGGTCGTCTACGGCCCCGAGCACCGCCTCGCGTACGTCAACGGCGCCTACGCCACCGTCTTCGGCGCCCGCCCGGCCGGCCGGACCGCCCGCGAGGCCCTCCCCGAACTCGACGCCCTCGGCCTGCTCCCGCTGATGGACCAGGTCCTGCGCAGCGGCAAGCCGCGCACCGTCAAGTCCCGCAAGGTCCCCGGCGGCGCCGGCGGCGCCGGCGGCGACCGCACCCGCGACGGCTACTACACCTTCACCTGCACCCCCATCGAGGTCGCCGCCAGCGGCCCGGCGCCCGACCCCGAGGTGGCCTGCGTCGCACCCCACAAGGGCGTCCTGGTCTTCGGCGTCGACGTCACCGACCAGATCGAGTCCGCCGAGCGGCTGCGCGCCAGCGAGGCACGCCAGCGCGAGGCCGCCGTCACCCTCCAGCGCTCCCTGCTCCCCCAGGAACTGGAGCAGCCCGACGACCTCCGCGTCGCCGCCACCTACCAGCCCGGCGGCACCGACGCCGCGGTCGGCGGCGACTGGTACGACGTGATCACCCTCGGCGCCGGCCGTACGGCCCTGGTCATCGGCGACGTCATGGGCCGCGGGGTGCGCGCCGCCGCCGTCATGGGCCAGCTGCGCACGGCGGTCCGCGCCTACGCCCGCCTCGACCTCCCGCCCCACGAGGTCCTCCAGCTCCTGGACGGCCTGGCCGCCGAGATCGACGCCAGCCAGATCGCCACCTGCGTCTACGCCGTCCACGACCCCAACGAAGGCCGGCTGGTCTACGCCTCGGCCGGCCATCTGCCGATCCTCGTACGCGACCCGGACGGCTCGGTCCACCGCGCCGCCGAGCCCACCGGCCCGCCCCTGGGCACCGGCGGCTGGCTGCACACCTCCGGCTCCGTCCCGCTCGGTCCCGGCAGCAGCGCCGTCCTGTACACCGACGGCCTGGTCGAGCGCCGGGACAAGGACATCGACGACGGCGTCGAGGCCCTGGAGCGCGCCTTCGCCGGCGCGGCCGGCACCCCCGACATCGTCTGCGACCGGCTGCTGCGCTCCCTGGGCATCACGGCCACGCACGACGACGACGTCGCCATCCTCGTCCTCCAGCACCCCGAGCGCACCGGGCACGACGCCGAGCTCTTCCACAACGCCGCCCTCGAACTCCACGGCGGCACCGAAGCGGCCCCCCGCGCCCGCGCCTTCGCCTCCGGCGTCCTCGCCTCCTGGCGCTTCTCACCCGAGCTGCACGACCTCGGGGTGCTGGCCGCCAGCGAGCTGGTCGCCAATTCCCTGCAGCACGGCCATCCGCCCATGCGGCTGCGACTGCGCCGCACCGACCGCAGGCTGATCATCGAGGTCACCGACGGCGACGACCACCTTCCGCGCCGCCGCCGCGCCGAACCGGTCGACGAGGCCGGCCGGGGCATCTCCATCGTCGCCACCATCGCCTCCTCCTGGGGCTCCCGCCGCACCCCAGGAGGCGGAAAAGCGGTGTGGTGCGAATTCGCCCTGCCCCGGGGATGA
- a CDS encoding 30S ribosomal protein bS22, whose translation MGSVIKKRRKRMAKKKHRKLLKRTRVQRRNKK comes from the coding sequence GTGGGCTCTGTTATCAAGAAGCGGCGCAAGCGGATGGCCAAGAAGAAGCACCGCAAGCTGCTCAAGCGCACCCGTGTTCAGCGTCGTAACAAGAAGTAA
- a CDS encoding phosphatase — protein sequence MVRVSVTGELRAHLIQARLAGTIATAREKSLGRYRLFAARDPRVLLGLDPERDWPFGEVLRLMGQKCGVSVDPAHTSGPDVIDPDRTVAALDRFADRVGAAAGRRAPVLLGTGHPHRLLDFYAALADALSSAGCPVLTSAYGSRVDIATRFGVRTRLLDYVRGVAMMRETGVRGAPGEGGVHTHSPLPVRAVLGAAADAGEPLPELVIGDHGWVCGAGQLGIEAIGLADADDPAPFVGQAEGRVSEVVPLDDAAPAASYRPLARYVLNRADLPR from the coding sequence ATGGTGCGCGTGTCGGTCACCGGAGAGCTGCGGGCGCATCTGATCCAGGCGCGGCTCGCGGGGACGATCGCGACCGCGCGGGAGAAGAGCCTGGGGCGCTATCGGCTCTTCGCCGCGCGCGACCCGCGGGTGCTGCTCGGCCTGGATCCCGAACGGGACTGGCCGTTCGGTGAAGTACTGCGACTGATGGGGCAGAAGTGCGGAGTTTCGGTCGACCCCGCGCATACTTCCGGCCCAGATGTGATCGATCCGGACCGTACGGTCGCGGCGCTCGACCGGTTCGCGGACCGGGTCGGTGCGGCGGCCGGCCGCCGGGCGCCGGTGCTCCTCGGCACCGGCCATCCGCACCGGTTGCTCGACTTCTACGCCGCCCTCGCAGACGCCCTCTCGTCGGCGGGCTGCCCCGTACTCACCTCGGCGTATGGCTCCCGTGTCGACATAGCGACCCGGTTCGGCGTACGTACCCGCCTTCTCGACTACGTACGGGGAGTCGCGATGATGCGAGAGACCGGCGTGCGGGGCGCGCCCGGGGAGGGGGGCGTACACACCCATTCCCCGCTCCCTGTGAGGGCCGTTCTCGGGGCCGCGGCGGACGCCGGAGAGCCGCTTCCGGAGTTGGTCATCGGGGACCACGGTTGGGTCTGCGGGGCAGGTCAGCTGGGCATCGAGGCGATCGGGCTGGCGGATGCGGACGACCCCGCGCCGTTCGTCGGCCAGGCGGAGGGGCGGGTGTCCGAAGTGGTGCCGCTCGACGACGCCGCGCCGGCCGCGTCCTATCGCCCGCTCGCCCGCTATGTACTTAATCGTGCGGATCTGCCCCGATAG
- a CDS encoding MFS transporter: MTTAMGAALRRIQLGNALSAFGNGFTVPYLYVYVAKVRDLGASTAGVVLAMLAVAALVVLPLTGRAIDRRGPLPVAIVGTVSAAVGALGIGLSATEPLVIASAAALGAGIAVIQPALATMIVWCSTTLTRSRAFATQFFLNNLGLGVGGLVGGLLVDASHASSFVRLFAIEAVMFLVLGAAVATVRLPKAPKVEDAVPSEERAKGAWRAMFADRRMVWLCVLGFVLFFACYGQFESGLAAYATEVTRIPPSSLGIALAANTAAIVAAQFVVLKLVERRRRSRVMALVGLIWTVAWLAAGLSGLVHGAQAIATTLLISTYALFGIGESMLSPTVAPLVADLAPASLIGQYNSAFALVKQLALAIGPAVGALMVGHGMYAAYIGMLVICAAGITVLSLWLGRMLRPGQDNPHRAVAAVPAARVPVEAEAVACGA, from the coding sequence GTGACCACCGCGATGGGCGCCGCGCTGCGCCGGATCCAGCTGGGGAACGCGCTGAGCGCGTTCGGCAACGGCTTCACGGTTCCGTATCTGTACGTCTACGTGGCGAAGGTGCGGGATCTCGGCGCGAGTACGGCCGGTGTGGTGCTGGCGATGCTGGCGGTGGCCGCACTGGTCGTCCTGCCGCTGACCGGTCGGGCCATCGACCGGCGCGGTCCCCTTCCGGTGGCCATCGTCGGTACGGTCTCCGCCGCGGTCGGCGCGCTGGGGATCGGCCTGTCCGCCACCGAGCCGCTGGTCATCGCGTCGGCGGCGGCGCTGGGCGCCGGTATAGCGGTCATCCAGCCGGCCCTGGCGACGATGATCGTGTGGTGCTCGACCACGCTGACCAGGTCGCGGGCGTTCGCCACGCAGTTCTTCCTGAACAACCTGGGGCTGGGTGTCGGCGGGCTGGTCGGCGGGCTGCTGGTCGACGCGTCGCATGCGTCGAGCTTCGTGCGGCTGTTCGCGATCGAGGCCGTGATGTTCCTGGTGCTGGGTGCGGCGGTGGCGACCGTACGGCTGCCGAAGGCGCCGAAGGTCGAGGACGCGGTGCCGAGCGAGGAGCGGGCCAAGGGCGCCTGGCGGGCGATGTTCGCGGACCGGCGGATGGTCTGGCTGTGCGTGCTGGGGTTCGTGCTGTTCTTCGCCTGCTACGGGCAGTTCGAGTCGGGGCTGGCGGCGTATGCGACCGAGGTGACCCGGATTCCGCCGTCGAGCCTGGGTATCGCGCTCGCGGCCAACACGGCGGCGATCGTGGCGGCGCAGTTCGTGGTGCTCAAGCTGGTCGAGCGGCGGCGGCGCAGCCGGGTGATGGCGCTGGTCGGGCTGATATGGACCGTGGCGTGGCTGGCCGCCGGGCTGTCCGGGCTGGTGCACGGTGCGCAGGCGATCGCGACGACGCTGCTGATCTCGACGTACGCGCTGTTCGGCATCGGTGAGTCGATGCTGTCGCCGACCGTGGCTCCGCTCGTGGCGGACCTGGCGCCGGCCTCCCTGATCGGTCAGTACAACTCGGCGTTCGCGCTGGTCAAGCAGCTGGCGTTGGCGATCGGGCCGGCCGTGGGCGCGCTGATGGTGGGGCACGGGATGTACGCGGCGTACATCGGGATGCTCGTGATCTGCGCCGCCGGCATCACGGTGCTGTCGCTGTGGCTGGGGCGGATGCTGCGGCCCGGGCAGGACAATCCGCACCGGGCGGTGGCGGCCGTGCCCGCCGCGCGGGTGCCGGTCGAGGCCGAGGCGGTGGCCTGCGGCGCCTGA
- a CDS encoding HAD family hydrolase produces the protein MRYGLVIFDNDGVLVDSEPLSNAVLAGYLTELGHPTSYEESIRDYMGSAMHRIHELVMKRTGQRLPEDFDDVFHARVFAAFERELKPVPGAREVLETLAADGVPYCVASSGTHERIRVGHRTTGLDRWFPAGRVFSSQDVGRGKPAPDLFLHAARERGVAPERCAVVEDSPLGVQAAVAAGMDVYGFTAMTPAEKLAEAGATALFAAMAELLELLR, from the coding sequence ATGCGATACGGCCTGGTCATCTTCGACAACGACGGGGTGCTGGTCGACAGCGAGCCCCTTTCCAATGCCGTTCTTGCCGGCTATCTCACCGAGCTCGGGCATCCCACGTCGTACGAGGAATCGATACGCGATTACATGGGGTCGGCGATGCATCGGATCCACGAGCTCGTCATGAAGCGCACGGGGCAGCGGCTGCCCGAGGATTTCGACGACGTGTTCCACGCCCGGGTCTTTGCGGCGTTCGAGCGGGAGTTGAAGCCCGTGCCGGGGGCGCGGGAGGTACTGGAGACGCTGGCCGCGGACGGTGTGCCGTACTGCGTCGCGTCTTCCGGGACCCATGAGCGGATCCGGGTGGGGCACCGGACGACGGGCCTGGACCGGTGGTTCCCGGCGGGGCGGGTCTTCAGCTCCCAGGACGTGGGGCGGGGGAAGCCGGCGCCGGATCTGTTCCTGCACGCGGCGCGGGAGAGGGGGGTCGCGCCCGAGAGGTGTGCGGTGGTCGAGGACAGTCCGCTGGGGGTGCAGGCCGCGGTCGCCGCGGGGATGGACGTCTACGGGTTCACCGCGATGACGCCGGCGGAGAAGCTGGCGGAGGCGGGCGCGACGGCGCTGTTCGCCGCTATGGCGGAGCTGCTGGAGCTGTTGCGATAG
- a CDS encoding NAD(P)/FAD-dependent oxidoreductase — MKAVSSNNVARVLVVGGGYVGMNTALRLQRKLKQELRQGTVEVIVVDPEPYMTYQPFLPEAAAGSISPRHVVVPLRRVLPQCKVVIGEVTAIDHGERRATITTLAAEETGNGAIEVAYDELVLAPGSVSRTLPVPGLADVGIGFKTVEEAIGLRNHVLEQLDIASSTRDPAVRDAALTFVFVGGGYAGVEALAELEDMARYAVRYYHNVKPEDMKWILVEATDRILPEVGPDMGRYAVRELRGRNIDVRLETRLESCEKRVAVLSDGSRFPTRTLVWTAGVKPHPVLAASGLPLTGHGRLKCTAALQVDGVEHAWSAGDAAAVPDLTAEPPAKPDEPRPLCAPNAQHAVRQSKVLAENIAAAVRGGPIVDYAHKYVGSVASLGLHKGVAHVYGRKLRGYPAWFMHRVYHLGRVPTFNRKARVLAEWTLAGLFKREIVSLGSLENPRAEFELAAGTGRHNEAS, encoded by the coding sequence GTGAAGGCTGTGTCTTCGAACAACGTGGCCCGCGTTCTCGTGGTCGGCGGTGGCTACGTGGGGATGAACACCGCCCTGCGGCTCCAGCGGAAACTGAAGCAGGAACTGCGGCAGGGCACCGTCGAAGTCATCGTGGTCGACCCCGAGCCATACATGACGTATCAGCCATTCCTGCCCGAGGCGGCGGCCGGTTCCATCTCCCCGCGCCACGTCGTCGTGCCGCTGCGCCGCGTCCTGCCCCAGTGCAAGGTCGTCATCGGCGAGGTCACCGCCATCGACCACGGCGAACGCCGGGCGACGATCACCACCCTGGCGGCCGAGGAGACCGGCAACGGCGCCATCGAGGTGGCCTACGACGAACTGGTCCTCGCCCCGGGCTCGGTCTCGCGCACCCTGCCCGTCCCGGGCCTCGCCGACGTCGGCATCGGCTTCAAGACCGTCGAGGAGGCCATCGGCCTGCGCAACCACGTCCTCGAACAGCTCGACATCGCCTCCTCCACCCGCGACCCCGCGGTCCGCGACGCCGCGCTGACCTTCGTCTTCGTCGGCGGGGGCTACGCCGGCGTGGAAGCGCTGGCCGAACTGGAGGACATGGCCCGCTACGCCGTCCGCTACTACCACAACGTCAAGCCCGAGGACATGAAGTGGATCCTGGTCGAGGCCACCGACCGGATCCTGCCCGAAGTGGGCCCCGACATGGGCCGTTACGCCGTACGGGAGCTGCGCGGCCGCAACATCGACGTACGGCTGGAGACCCGGCTGGAGTCCTGCGAGAAGCGCGTCGCGGTGCTGAGTGACGGCTCCCGCTTCCCGACGCGCACCCTGGTGTGGACCGCCGGAGTCAAACCGCACCCCGTCCTGGCCGCGTCCGGACTGCCGCTGACCGGCCACGGACGCCTCAAGTGCACCGCCGCGCTCCAGGTGGACGGCGTGGAACACGCCTGGTCGGCGGGCGACGCGGCCGCGGTCCCCGACCTGACGGCCGAGCCGCCCGCCAAGCCCGACGAGCCCCGCCCGTTGTGCGCGCCCAACGCGCAGCACGCCGTACGCCAGTCCAAGGTGCTCGCCGAGAACATCGCGGCGGCGGTGCGCGGCGGGCCGATCGTGGACTACGCGCACAAATACGTCGGTTCGGTGGCCTCGCTCGGCCTCCACAAGGGCGTCGCGCACGTCTACGGACGCAAGCTGCGCGGCTACCCGGCCTGGTTCATGCACCGCGTCTACCACCTCGGACGGGTGCCGACCTTCAACCGCAAGGCCCGGGTGCTGGCCGAGTGGACCCTCGCCGGCCTGTTCAAACGTGAGATCGTCTCGCTCGGCTCGCTGGAGAACCCGCGCGCCGAGTTCGAACTCGCCGCGGGCACCGGGCGGCACAACGAGGCCAGTTGA
- a CDS encoding MarR family winged helix-turn-helix transcriptional regulator, protein MPEPSDAAADAAEPSLEEQIAAYQREFQDLDPQVEQVVSALQRLNRRMNVAYGRQTATLGMSNAEWEVLKALVLAGAPYRLGPGELAKRLGLTPAAMTHRIDRMANEGLVTRERDENNRVRVIVELTHEGREKWLEAMRLATVFEEDLLQDLSGDERQLLGQVLTRLLRRVEDAQPDAGGRLSDLD, encoded by the coding sequence ATGCCTGAGCCCTCCGATGCGGCCGCCGACGCAGCCGAGCCGAGCCTCGAGGAACAGATCGCGGCCTACCAGCGCGAATTCCAGGACCTCGACCCCCAGGTGGAGCAGGTCGTCTCCGCACTTCAGCGCCTCAACCGGCGCATGAACGTCGCCTACGGACGACAGACCGCCACCCTCGGCATGAGCAACGCCGAATGGGAGGTCCTCAAGGCCCTCGTCCTGGCCGGCGCCCCCTACCGCCTGGGCCCCGGCGAGCTCGCCAAGCGCCTCGGCCTCACCCCGGCCGCCATGACCCACCGCATTGACCGCATGGCGAACGAGGGCCTCGTGACGCGCGAGCGCGACGAGAACAACCGCGTCCGCGTGATCGTCGAGCTGACCCACGAGGGCCGCGAGAAGTGGCTCGAGGCGATGCGCCTGGCCACGGTCTTCGAAGAGGACCTCCTCCAGGACCTCTCCGGCGACGAGCGTCAGCTCCTCGGCCAGGTGCTCACCCGCCTGCTGCGCCGCGTCGAGGACGCCCAGCCGGACGCCGGCGGCCGCCTGAGCGACCTCGACTAA